From one uncultured Erythrobacter sp. genomic stretch:
- a CDS encoding DMT family transporter — translation MSEVSAPSMLSPKVLIPFMLTGTIWGSTWFVITGQISDVPAAWGVFYRFMLATPALFALAVVMGNRLKLNRPEHLLALGVGIAQFSGNFLFVYHAESHITSGIVAVMFALLMVPNAVFAKVFIGEQVQGGFIGGSLVAIAGVGMLLVHEWNAAPLGGNVGLGIVLAIGGMLAASIANVVQANPTGRGVPMVSFLAWAMVYGTAFDLIYALATVGPPQVPSAWQFWAGTAYLAIIGSVVTFPLHYNLVREIGAGRTAYNGIVTVCVAMGLSTLFEGFKWDALSAGGMALALVGMGLALRSKQKKK, via the coding sequence ATGAGCGAAGTGTCGGCGCCGTCGATGCTCAGCCCCAAGGTGCTGATCCCCTTCATGCTAACTGGCACGATCTGGGGCTCGACCTGGTTCGTCATCACCGGGCAGATTTCCGACGTTCCGGCCGCGTGGGGCGTGTTCTACCGCTTCATGCTGGCGACCCCGGCGCTGTTCGCGCTGGCGGTGGTGATGGGCAATCGGCTGAAGCTGAACCGGCCCGAGCATCTGTTGGCGCTCGGTGTCGGCATTGCGCAGTTCAGCGGCAACTTCCTGTTCGTCTACCATGCGGAAAGTCACATCACGTCGGGCATCGTCGCGGTGATGTTTGCGCTGCTGATGGTGCCGAATGCGGTGTTCGCGAAGGTGTTCATCGGCGAGCAGGTGCAGGGCGGCTTCATCGGCGGGAGCCTCGTGGCGATTGCGGGCGTGGGGATGCTGCTGGTGCACGAATGGAACGCGGCGCCACTCGGCGGCAATGTGGGCCTCGGGATCGTGCTCGCGATTGGCGGGATGCTGGCGGCCTCTATTGCCAATGTGGTGCAGGCCAACCCCACCGGGCGCGGCGTGCCGATGGTGAGCTTTCTGGCCTGGGCGATGGTCTATGGCACCGCTTTCGATCTGATCTACGCGCTGGCCACGGTCGGCCCGCCGCAGGTGCCGAGCGCATGGCAGTTCTGGGCAGGGACGGCGTACCTCGCGATCATCGGATCGGTGGTGACCTTCCCGCTGCACTACAATCTGGTGCGCGAGATCGGCGCGGGGCGCACGGCCTATAACGGGATCGTCACCGTGTGCGTGGCGATGGGGCTGTCGACCCTGTTCGAGGGCTTCAAGTGGGATGCGCTCTCGGCAGGCGGCATGGCGCTGGCGCTGGTGGGCATGGGGCTGGCGCTTCGGTCGAAGCAGAAGAAGAAGTAA
- a CDS encoding SDR family NAD(P)-dependent oxidoreductase, producing MAHLLIFGLGYTAARIAEAMRTRGWRVSATGSAGDIVFSDRAAVLTALGEATHILSSVPPDRASGGDPVLGAYGEMLKGRELFYLSSTGVYGDRAGAWVDEATPTIAEGGEGRRNARAEADLAWLNMSARVFRLPGIYGPGRSALDRVREGKARRIDLPDQVFSRVHVDDIVSGVVAALTQGSPAGAYNLGDDLPCSGNEVTEHACQLLGLEPPPLETLEEANLSEMARGFYMENRRVANGKAKRVLGWMPRSPTYVEGLAALL from the coding sequence ATGGCGCATTTGCTGATCTTCGGGCTGGGCTACACTGCGGCACGCATTGCCGAGGCGATGCGGACGCGTGGCTGGCGGGTCAGCGCAACGGGCAGCGCGGGCGATATCGTCTTTAGCGACCGGGCGGCCGTGCTGACGGCGCTGGGTGAGGCGACGCACATCCTCTCCTCCGTCCCGCCCGACCGGGCCAGCGGGGGCGATCCGGTGCTGGGTGCCTATGGCGAGATGCTGAAGGGGCGAGAACTGTTCTACCTCTCCTCCACCGGCGTCTATGGCGACCGCGCGGGCGCGTGGGTCGACGAGGCGACGCCCACCATCGCCGAGGGCGGAGAGGGCCGCAGGAACGCGCGGGCCGAAGCTGATCTCGCGTGGCTCAACATGAGCGCGCGGGTGTTCCGCCTGCCAGGGATTTATGGGCCGGGCCGCAGTGCATTAGACCGGGTGCGGGAGGGCAAGGCGCGGCGGATCGACCTGCCGGATCAGGTGTTCAGCCGTGTCCATGTTGACGACATCGTCAGCGGCGTGGTTGCCGCCCTGACGCAGGGTTCGCCCGCAGGGGCCTACAACCTCGGCGATGATCTGCCGTGCAGCGGCAACGAAGTCACCGAACACGCCTGCCAGTTGCTCGGCCTGGAGCCACCGCCGCTGGAGACTCTGGAGGAGGCGAACCTCTCCGAAATGGCGCGCGGGTTCTACATGGAGAACCGCCGGGTCGCCAATGGCAAGGCCAAGCGGGTGCTGGGGTGGATGCCGCGTTCTCCGACCTATGTGGAAGGACTCGCCGCTCTCCTCTAA
- the pepN gene encoding aminopeptidase N, translated as MDIATTPITPDGNPELADAAPTPHEPPVIRREDYQPFAWLVPTTQLDFGLGLEATTVTATLQVERNPAAAASHELYLNGDSLKAQSVTVDGAPADWRMDGPDLVVTLPGEAHSVTIVTQINPSANTQLMGLYASNGMLCTQCESEGFRRITFFPDRPDVLSTYAVRMAGDKAAFPILLCNGNRTAAGEGEGGTHWAEWHDPWPKPSYLFALVAGDLVANSKPFVTVSGREVECNVWVRAEDLARTDHALESLHRSMQWDEEVFGREYDLDLYNIVAVSDFNMGAMENKGLNVFNTKYVLADPDTATDADFDAVEGVIAHEYFHNWSGNRITCRDWFQLSLKEGFTVLRDQLFSQDMRGEAVKRIEDVRILRAAQFPEDSGPLAHPIRPDSYREISNFYTATVYNKGAEVIRMMRSMVGVERFRAGTDLYFDRHDGEAATCEDFIKAIEDGAGIDLTQFRRWYSQAGTPRVTVSQAVEGDTLKLTLKQTVPVTPGQLDKLPMPIPLRVAVHSRGQGALGEEQLIVLTDEEQSFSLPLTGPDPVVSINRGFTAPVVIERALQREDLVFLAAHDDDPFARSEALQELAVSHLVAAASGGQAAQEQAAGEAAIIGAFRSSLTDNALDDAMRGELMVLPSETYLFEVMATGDRKADPGAIHTAREGLKAAIGTALADELNALHARALALSLDDPAGRGARKVKTIALGLIAAADPARAAELAAAQYDAADNMTDRQGALMVLCGLDGPEREAKLADFYARYRDNALVVDKWFTLQALSLHPDVIAHVRKLAEHPDFTMKNPNRVRSLHMAFAGNPKGFHKADGEGYRMVADVILALDPINPQTAARFVPALGRWRRIEPGRAALMKGELERIMAAGNLSRDTFEQVSRSLEG; from the coding sequence ATGGACATCGCAACCACCCCCATCACCCCCGACGGCAACCCCGAACTCGCCGACGCTGCCCCCACCCCGCACGAGCCGCCGGTCATCCGGCGCGAGGATTACCAGCCATTTGCGTGGCTGGTGCCGACCACGCAGCTCGACTTCGGCTTGGGTCTGGAGGCTACTACCGTGACCGCGACCTTGCAGGTCGAGCGCAACCCCGCTGCCGCAGCCAGCCATGAGCTCTATCTCAACGGCGATAGTCTGAAAGCGCAAAGCGTCACGGTCGACGGCGCTCCGGCCGACTGGCGGATGGACGGCCCCGATCTCGTTGTGACTCTGCCGGGCGAAGCGCACAGCGTCACCATCGTCACGCAAATCAACCCCAGCGCCAACACCCAGCTAATGGGCCTCTATGCGTCGAACGGGATGCTCTGCACCCAGTGCGAATCGGAGGGCTTCCGCCGCATCACATTCTTCCCCGACCGGCCCGATGTGCTCTCGACCTATGCCGTGCGGATGGCGGGCGACAAAGCCGCTTTCCCGATCCTGCTGTGCAACGGCAACCGCACGGCGGCAGGTGAAGGTGAAGGCGGCACCCATTGGGCCGAGTGGCACGATCCCTGGCCCAAGCCGTCCTACCTCTTCGCGTTGGTGGCTGGCGATTTGGTGGCGAACTCCAAGCCCTTCGTCACGGTCTCGGGCCGCGAAGTCGAGTGCAATGTCTGGGTCCGGGCTGAAGACCTCGCGCGCACCGACCACGCGCTGGAATCGCTCCATCGTTCGATGCAGTGGGACGAGGAGGTGTTCGGCCGCGAATATGACCTTGATCTCTACAACATCGTCGCTGTTTCCGACTTCAACATGGGGGCGATGGAGAACAAGGGACTCAACGTCTTCAACACCAAATACGTGCTGGCCGATCCCGATACCGCGACGGACGCGGACTTCGACGCGGTCGAAGGCGTGATCGCGCATGAATATTTCCACAATTGGTCGGGCAACCGCATCACCTGCCGCGATTGGTTCCAGCTGAGCCTGAAGGAAGGCTTCACCGTGCTGCGCGACCAGCTGTTCTCGCAGGATATGCGCGGCGAAGCGGTCAAGCGGATCGAGGATGTGCGCATCTTACGCGCCGCCCAGTTCCCCGAGGATTCGGGGCCGCTCGCGCACCCGATCCGCCCGGACTCCTACCGTGAGATCAGCAACTTCTACACCGCAACCGTCTATAACAAGGGCGCCGAAGTGATCCGCATGATGCGCTCGATGGTGGGCGTGGAGCGGTTCCGCGCGGGCACCGATCTCTATTTCGACCGCCACGATGGCGAGGCTGCCACTTGCGAAGATTTCATCAAGGCGATCGAGGACGGCGCGGGGATCGACCTTACGCAGTTCCGGCGCTGGTATTCGCAGGCAGGCACGCCGCGCGTCACTGTGTCGCAGGCGGTCGAGGGTGACACGCTCAAGCTGACCCTCAAGCAGACCGTCCCCGTCACCCCCGGCCAGCTCGACAAGCTGCCGATGCCGATCCCGCTGCGGGTTGCGGTGCATTCGCGCGGGCAGGGCGCGCTGGGCGAAGAACAGCTGATCGTGCTGACGGATGAGGAGCAGAGCTTCTCCCTCCCGCTGACCGGCCCCGATCCGGTGGTCTCGATCAACCGCGGCTTCACCGCCCCGGTGGTGATCGAGCGTGCTTTGCAGCGCGAGGATCTCGTGTTCCTCGCCGCGCATGACGATGATCCCTTCGCTCGGTCTGAAGCCTTACAGGAGCTCGCGGTCAGCCACCTCGTTGCGGCGGCCAGCGGCGGGCAGGCGGCGCAGGAACAGGCGGCGGGCGAAGCGGCGATCATCGGCGCGTTCCGGTCGAGCCTGACGGACAATGCGCTCGACGATGCAATGCGCGGCGAGCTGATGGTTCTCCCGTCCGAAACCTATCTGTTCGAGGTGATGGCGACCGGCGACCGCAAGGCTGATCCCGGCGCGATCCACACCGCGCGTGAAGGGCTGAAGGCCGCGATCGGCACGGCGCTGGCGGACGAATTGAATGCGCTTCATGCGCGGGCCTTGGCATTGTCGCTGGACGATCCGGCAGGACGCGGCGCGCGCAAGGTTAAGACCATCGCGCTGGGACTGATCGCCGCTGCTGATCCGGCGCGCGCGGCTGAGCTTGCCGCTGCGCAATATGACGCTGCGGACAATATGACCGACCGGCAGGGCGCATTGATGGTGCTCTGCGGGCTCGACGGTCCTGAGCGCGAGGCCAAGCTGGCGGATTTTTATGCCCGCTACCGCGACAATGCGCTGGTGGTGGACAAGTGGTTCACCTTGCAAGCGCTCTCGCTCCATCCCGATGTGATCGCGCACGTCCGCAAGCTTGCCGAGCACCCGGACTTCACGATGAAGAACCCCAACCGTGTGCGATCCTTGCACATGGCCTTCGCGGGCAATCCCAAGGGCTTCCACAAGGCCGATGGTGAGGGCTACCGCATGGTCGCCGATGTGATCCTCGCGCTCGATCCGATCAACCCGCAGACGGCGGCGCGCTTCGTGCCTGCGCTGGGCCGCTGGCGGCGTATCGAGCCGGGCCGGGCGGCGCTGATGAAGGGTGAGTTGGAGCGGATCATGGCGGCGGGCAACTTGTCGCGCGATACCTTCGAACAGGTCAGCCGCAGTCTGGAAGGCTGA
- the pgeF gene encoding peptidoglycan editing factor PgeF has product MAGFQIERSALLEGVPHGFFGSAGGVHQFGFGGPGDPAEVQALRAAAAEAIRANGRLAAPHQVHSPDVVVVDKSWDDSAVGRPVADAVVTATPGIVLGIVTADCGPILFADRHAGVIGAAHAGWRGAVDGVLENTIAAMEALGAQRERIAAVLGPTIAQPSYEVDAPFRAHFGADAEPFFAPAPERDGTPRWHFDLPGFILAQLAASGLSKIADLGRDTFSHVARYHSHRRSSQAGEANYGRQISMIALP; this is encoded by the coding sequence GTGGCAGGCTTCCAGATCGAACGCTCCGCCCTGCTCGAAGGCGTGCCGCATGGCTTCTTCGGCAGCGCGGGCGGGGTGCATCAGTTCGGCTTTGGCGGCCCGGGCGATCCTGCCGAGGTGCAGGCTCTGCGCGCCGCAGCTGCCGAGGCGATCCGGGCGAACGGACGCCTCGCCGCGCCGCATCAGGTGCATTCGCCCGATGTGGTGGTGGTGGACAAAAGCTGGGACGATTCCGCCGTGGGCCGCCCGGTCGCCGATGCGGTGGTGACGGCCACTCCGGGCATCGTGCTCGGGATCGTCACCGCCGACTGCGGCCCGATCCTGTTTGCCGACCGCCACGCCGGGGTCATCGGCGCGGCTCATGCCGGGTGGCGCGGGGCCGTGGACGGGGTGCTCGAAAACACCATTGCCGCGATGGAAGCGCTCGGGGCGCAGCGGGAGCGCATCGCAGCTGTGCTCGGGCCGACCATCGCGCAGCCGAGCTACGAGGTCGACGCGCCGTTCCGCGCGCATTTCGGCGCAGATGCCGAGCCGTTCTTCGCCCCCGCTCCGGAGCGTGATGGCACGCCGCGTTGGCATTTCGATCTGCCCGGCTTCATCTTGGCGCAGCTGGCGGCGTCGGGCCTTAGTAAAATTGCGGATCTGGGGCGGGATACATTCTCCCATGTCGCGCGTTACCATTCCCACAGACGCTCTAGCCAAGCGGGTGAAGCCAATTATGGTCGGCAGATCAGTATGATCGCGCTGCCCTGA
- the petA gene encoding ubiquinol-cytochrome c reductase iron-sulfur subunit, with translation MAINTADTSALSTDEGVRRRDWIHIAALSTAGVGGASLLFPLISQMAPSEDVLAASSTDVDVGAIQPGQSIKTTFRKQPLFVKRLTAEEIAAAKKDDAADMRDPATLASRTKEGHEDILITMGVCTHLGCVPLGAAEGENKGEFGGYFCPCHGSHYDVAGRIRKGPAPLNLKVPEYSFSSDTVVRVG, from the coding sequence ATGGCTATTAACACGGCCGATACCAGCGCACTCAGCACCGATGAAGGCGTTCGCCGTCGCGACTGGATCCACATTGCCGCGCTGAGCACGGCGGGCGTCGGCGGCGCATCGCTGCTGTTCCCGCTGATCAGCCAGATGGCACCGTCGGAAGACGTGCTCGCCGCGAGCAGCACCGATGTCGATGTCGGCGCGATCCAGCCGGGCCAAAGCATCAAGACCACGTTCCGCAAGCAGCCGCTGTTCGTAAAGCGTCTCACGGCGGAAGAAATCGCCGCCGCCAAGAAGGACGACGCGGCTGACATGCGTGACCCCGCGACGCTTGCTTCGCGCACCAAGGAAGGTCACGAAGACATTCTGATCACCATGGGCGTCTGCACCCACCTCGGCTGCGTGCCGCTGGGCGCGGCCGAAGGTGAGAACAAGGGTGAATTCGGCGGGTACTTCTGCCCCTGCCACGGTTCGCACTACGACGTGGCCGGCCGCATCCGCAAGGGCCCCGCGCCGCTCAACCTGAAGGTGCCGGAATATAGTTTTTCGTCAGACACCGTCGTCCGCGTCGGGTGA